The bacterium sequence AGGAAGAAATTTCCGGAGCTTCAGATGATTTTTCGGGAAGGTCTTACGGACGATCTCCTCGCCGAACTGAAAGCAGGCGAGCTTGATGCCATTCTTGCAGCCGGAACCTTCAATGAAACGGGGCTTACCGTATTTCCGTTATTCTACGAGCCATTCCTGCTTGCTGTGCCCAAAGATCATCCTCTCGCAAAAAAACCAAAAGTGAGCCGGAGCGATCTGCGCGCTCAAGACATGGTTCTTCTGGAAGATGGGCATTGCTTGCGCGACCAAACTCTGGAGATTTGCCCCCGAAACCGCAGGGGCAATATCCGTCAATTTCATGTAACGAGTCTTGAGACACTACGGCATCTTGTCGGCGCCGGTCTTGGTTACACTTTGATGCCAGTGCTTGCAGCAGGTTCTGACATGAAAGGGTTGTTGGAATACCGGCCGCTTGCTGAAGAAGAAATCGGCCGCGAAATTGTGCTAGCGTGCCGCGATCGATATCCACGTAGTGCAGACATCGCGGTGCTCGCAGAATACATGAGATCTCATGCGCCGGCAAAAACAAAATCTGCATGAGAAAGCTGCCCCAGAACTTGCCCTCAGCTTCGCCGAAATTCGTGGAACCGATGCAATGCAAACTCGTTGGTGAGCTGCCTGCGGGAAAAGACTGGGTTTACGAGCTGAAGCTCGATGGATACCGCGCTCTCGGTATGAAAAACGGCAAAAATGTTCAGCTCATTTCGCGGAATGGGAATAATTTGAACCGGCGGTATCCGGAGCTCGCCAGAGCACTCACTGAATTGCCATTCGAAGCAATCCTGCTTGACGGAGAGATCGTAGTTCTGGATGAACAGGGCCGTCCCTCTTTTCAGCGGCTTCAGGATCTGGGCGGTGGGGACACGGACCGGTCTATCTACTATTACGCTTTCGACCTTTTGAATTTTCACGGACGAGATCTTCGAAAACTCCCCTTGCTCCAGAGAAAAGAAATACTGCAGTCCATCTTGCCAAAAGACCGGATCGTTCGGTATGCAGCTCATCTGGAAGCTGAGACTGACAGTTTTGTAACGGAAGTCAGAAAATTGGGAATTGAAGGTGTAGTCGCAAAAAGGAAAACATCGCTGTATGAGTCGGGCAAACGGACAGGCTCCTGGGTGAAATTTAAACTGGATAATGAACAGGAATTTGTTGTGGGCGGCTACAGACCTTCCGGGCTTTATGGCGGTTTTGACGCGTTATTGATCGGATATTATGAAAATGGAAAACTGCTTTACGCCGCGAAACTCAGGGCCGGATTTGCAGATCATGCAAAAAAGCAACTCTCCTTGCTGTTCCCAAAATATGAAACTCAGAAATGTCCCTTTGTAAATTTGCCGGAAGGAAAAGTAGGGCGCTGGGGGGAAGGTCTTACCGCAGAAAACATGGAGAAATATACCTGGCTCAAACCCAAAATTGTGATTCGCGCAAAATTTACCGAATGGACTTCAAGCAATCACTTGCGCCACGTGAAATTCGTCGCGCTCAGGGATGATAAAAATCCGAAAGAAGTAGTCCGGGAGTAAAATTTTATCGCATAGACCTTTAAAGTCGCAAAACCGGCCAATTCAAACCTGGATAGTTCAAACTCGTACCATCCCGGTGTAAACTCTAAAGTTTGAATTTACAAACCTCATAAGGAGTAAGTGTCGATGAAAAAACTGTTAGCCATCTTTATTGTGTTTGCTTTGTCTTTTTTTGCCGTTGCAGAAGAGAAAAAGGATGAGAAGAAAGAGGACAAGTCGCTGATGAAAGCGGATACGTTCTCCGGACTTTCTTTCCGTGGAATCGGCCCGGCTGTCACTTCGGGACGCATCTCGGATCTTGCGGTTCATCCGAAGAATCCCGCCATCTATTACGCGGCCGCTGCATCCGGCGGTGTCTGGAAAACAATCAACTCAGGCACAACATGGACACCCATTTTTGATGGCCAGAGCTCTTACTCCATCGGTTGTATCACGCTGGATCCAAACGACCCGAATGTTGTCTGGGTGGGAACCGGCGAAAACAACAGCCAGCGAAGTGTCGGCTATGGTGATGGCGTCTATCGCTCCCTTGATGGCGGAAAAACCTGGGAGAACATGGGGTTGAAGAAATCGGAGCACATCGCCAAAATCATCGTTCATCCGGAGAACTCCAGCATCATTTATGTTGCCGCGCAGGGACCGCTCTGGGCCGCTGGTGGCGATCGCGGTTTGTACAAATCCACCGATCGCGGAAAAACGTGGGACCAGGTGCTCAAGATTTCGGAAAATACAGGAGTGACGGATATAGTGTACGATACCCGCAATCCGGACGTCCTTTACGCCGCCGCGTATCAAAGACGACGCCATGTCTGGACATTGATCAATGGAGGTCCGGAGTCTGCTATCCACAAATCGATGGATGGCGGCAAAACATGGAAGAAGCTCGAAGCCGGTTTGCCAAAAGAGGAAATGGGACGGATCGGACTCGCTATATCACCTGTCAAACCCGATGTTGTTTACGCCATGATCGAAACCGGAGACAAGGAAAAAGGGTTCTATCGCTCGATCGATGCCGGCGGCAGCTGGGAAAAACGAAGCGATTACGTTTCAAATGGCCCTATGTATTACAGCGAACTCTTCGCCGATCCTAAAAATGTAGAACGAGTCTATTCGATGGACACTTACATGATGGTGACTGAAGACGGCGGCAAAACATTTCAAAGAGTCGGCGAAAAATCCAAGCATGTGGATAACCATGCTCTCTGGATTAATCCGGACAACACAGATCATCTGCTGAACGGAAACGATGGTGGAATTTATGAAAGCTGGGACCGCGGCGCCAACTGGGATTACAAAAGCAATCTTCCGATCACGCAATTCTATCGCGTGACCGTGGATAATTCGGCTCCTTTTTACTTTGTATACGGCGGAACCCAGGATAACGAAACTCTGGGCGGGCCCTCCCGCAACCGCACCATCAATGGCATCATGAACTCAGATTGGTTCGTAACGGTAGGGGGGGATGGTTTCTGGTGCGCGGTAGATCCGGAGGATCCGAATATCGTTTATTCGGAGTATCAGTACGGCGGACTCGTTCGATTCGATCGCAAGACAGGAGAAAAAGTTGACATCCAGCCTCAACCCGGACGTGGAGAACCGGCATTGCGATGGAACTGGGATTCCCCGTTGATCATCAGCCCTCACTCACACACTCGGCTCTACTTCGCGGCCAATCGCCTCTTCCGAAGCGACGATCGCGGCGACAACTGGAAAGCAGTTTCTCCGGATCTGACACAGCAGATTGATCGCAACAAATTGAAAGTCATGGGACGGATCTGGAGTATTGATTCGGTGGCCAAGCACCAATCCACTTCGTTCTACGGAAAT is a genomic window containing:
- a CDS encoding LysR substrate-binding domain-containing protein, which gives rise to MNISWMTLRDLEYVSAVARYMHFGRASEACNVSQPALSAQIKKMEERLGFPVFERTNRRVAITERGKAVIDQARIVLEEAGKIAALAADENEIGQMRGTLRLGAIATLGPYYVPHFLPKFRKKFPELQMIFREGLTDDLLAELKAGELDAILAAGTFNETGLTVFPLFYEPFLLAVPKDHPLAKKPKVSRSDLRAQDMVLLEDGHCLRDQTLEICPRNRRGNIRQFHVTSLETLRHLVGAGLGYTLMPVLAAGSDMKGLLEYRPLAEEEIGREIVLACRDRYPRSADIAVLAEYMRSHAPAKTKSA
- the ligD gene encoding non-homologous end-joining DNA ligase, producing MRKLPQNLPSASPKFVEPMQCKLVGELPAGKDWVYELKLDGYRALGMKNGKNVQLISRNGNNLNRRYPELARALTELPFEAILLDGEIVVLDEQGRPSFQRLQDLGGGDTDRSIYYYAFDLLNFHGRDLRKLPLLQRKEILQSILPKDRIVRYAAHLEAETDSFVTEVRKLGIEGVVAKRKTSLYESGKRTGSWVKFKLDNEQEFVVGGYRPSGLYGGFDALLIGYYENGKLLYAAKLRAGFADHAKKQLSLLFPKYETQKCPFVNLPEGKVGRWGEGLTAENMEKYTWLKPKIVIRAKFTEWTSSNHLRHVKFVALRDDKNPKEVVRE
- a CDS encoding glycosyl hydrolase; this encodes MKKLLAIFIVFALSFFAVAEEKKDEKKEDKSLMKADTFSGLSFRGIGPAVTSGRISDLAVHPKNPAIYYAAAASGGVWKTINSGTTWTPIFDGQSSYSIGCITLDPNDPNVVWVGTGENNSQRSVGYGDGVYRSLDGGKTWENMGLKKSEHIAKIIVHPENSSIIYVAAQGPLWAAGGDRGLYKSTDRGKTWDQVLKISENTGVTDIVYDTRNPDVLYAAAYQRRRHVWTLINGGPESAIHKSMDGGKTWKKLEAGLPKEEMGRIGLAISPVKPDVVYAMIETGDKEKGFYRSIDAGGSWEKRSDYVSNGPMYYSELFADPKNVERVYSMDTYMMVTEDGGKTFQRVGEKSKHVDNHALWINPDNTDHLLNGNDGGIYESWDRGANWDYKSNLPITQFYRVTVDNSAPFYFVYGGTQDNETLGGPSRNRTINGIMNSDWFVTVGGDGFWCAVDPEDPNIVYSEYQYGGLVRFDRKTGEKVDIQPQPGRGEPALRWNWDSPLIISPHSHTRLYFAANRLFRSDDRGDNWKAVSPDLTQQIDRNKLKVMGRIWSIDSVAKHQSTSFYGNIVSLAESPLKQGLLFVGTDDGLVQISEDGGSNWRKLHQFPGVPDNSYISRLTPSQHDANTLYAGFNNHKMGDFKPYVMKSTDLGKSWTSITGNLPERGSVWAVAEDHKDPNLLFCGTEFGIFFTADGGKRWIQLKGNIPPIPVRDIVIQKREEDLVLATFGRGFYILDDYSPLRGTSESTLQQETMLLSTKQAWMYIPEEPLGLREKGFMGESFYLAPNPPFGAVFTYYLKEEIKTRKKARQDKEKALLKSGKEISIPAWDQLQAEDREEAPAIILTVTDDAGNIIRRISGPVKAGYQRVAWDLRFPAPNPASLTPPQDDQFGPVTQGPLTLPGTYKVSLAKRVDGKLIPVGASQSFQATPLGSATLPVSDRKAVMDFAAKTSRLQRAVKGAVESVKQLKQNLDLMKKALDDTPEADPKWQDEARALMVRVQDVEKKLTGDSTLQKRNEPIPPSLSDRVQNIVSGHWTTSAAPTGTMRQSYEVASADFEELLKQLKSIDTDFKTLQGKADAAGAPWTPGRIPDWKKE